Proteins encoded together in one Streptomyces sp. NBC_01216 window:
- a CDS encoding HAD family acid phosphatase, translating into MHPRPTASRAAAALAATFVLIALPVTSAAAAEPVPARAPAATAHALSATAGGQAVDYAAWQRDVAAVVAEARPWIEARTANAGTRKQAIVLDIDNTSLETHFHPFWQLPTPAVSSVRDLVRYADSRGVAVYFVTARPGIIRSLTDWNLKKAGYPVDGLYVRDLPDLFAEVSAYKTEKRAAIEAKGYTIIANIGNNTSDLVGGHAERAFKLPDYDGRLD; encoded by the coding sequence ATGCACCCACGCCCCACGGCCTCACGCGCCGCCGCGGCACTCGCCGCGACCTTCGTCCTCATCGCGCTCCCCGTCACCTCGGCCGCCGCCGCGGAGCCGGTCCCGGCCCGTGCGCCCGCCGCGACCGCGCACGCCCTCTCGGCCACGGCCGGCGGTCAGGCGGTCGACTACGCCGCCTGGCAGCGGGACGTCGCCGCCGTCGTCGCCGAGGCGCGCCCCTGGATCGAGGCGCGCACCGCGAACGCGGGCACCCGGAAGCAGGCCATCGTGCTCGACATCGACAACACGTCCCTGGAGACGCACTTCCACCCGTTCTGGCAACTGCCCACCCCGGCCGTCTCGTCCGTCCGTGACCTGGTCCGCTACGCCGACTCACGGGGCGTGGCCGTCTACTTCGTGACGGCCCGGCCGGGCATCATCCGCTCCCTCACGGACTGGAACCTGAAGAAGGCCGGTTATCCGGTCGACGGGTTGTACGTCCGTGACCTTCCCGACCTGTTCGCCGAGGTCAGCGCCTACAAGACGGAGAAGCGCGCCGCGATCGAGGCCAAGGGCTACACGATCATCGCCAACATCGGCAACAACACCAGCGACCTCGTCGGCGGCCACGCTGAGCGTGCGTTCAAGCTCCCGGACTACGACGGCCGACTCGACTGA
- a CDS encoding UBP-type zinc finger domain-containing protein yields MSSAAHQADDAPGPPRHPAAWTVATDGGRPRGRTCAHAGTASVPTDEVSRTCGACVRRGWSWVRLRWCATCGHVGCCDSSRGAHAYAHHLATGHPVAVSLASGEEWAWCFPDEVFLVRIP; encoded by the coding sequence ATGTCTTCCGCCGCGCATCAGGCCGATGACGCCCCCGGACCTCCCCGGCACCCGGCGGCCTGGACCGTCGCGACAGACGGCGGACGTCCGCGAGGGCGGACGTGTGCTCATGCCGGGACCGCGAGCGTTCCGACGGACGAGGTCTCCCGGACGTGCGGCGCGTGTGTCAGGCGCGGCTGGAGCTGGGTACGGCTCCGCTGGTGCGCGACGTGCGGCCATGTCGGATGCTGCGACAGTTCCCGTGGCGCGCACGCCTACGCGCACCATCTCGCGACGGGGCATCCGGTCGCGGTGTCCCTCGCCTCGGGCGAGGAATGGGCCTGGTGCTTCCCGGACGAAGTCTTCCTGGTCCGGATTCCGTGA
- a CDS encoding APC family permease: MAAHDAAPADRSASLKPNAIGFVDALVIGLNSTSPAYSLAAVIGPIVALVGIYAPGVMFASFVPMLLIASAFYYLNKVDQDCGTTFSWVTRAMGPWAGWLGGWAITMTGVLVVGSLADVAVSFALLAVGLDSWVDDAFVRQSLTVLVILVMTALCVIGTELSAHVQNVLILAQVAFLLVFVGVALYSVYAGTSAYDSVEPSVDWLNPFGAGGAALTSGLLLGVFIYWGWESAVNLTEEVEDSATAPGKAGVWSTVILLVTYVSVGFAVVAYAGPAFLAENAEEEEFIFAQLATDVLGGWDWILLLAVSTSAIASTQTTIIPASRTALSMARRKALPAYYGHISTRFRTPDVSTWWVAGIAIAWYLAVNQISANALFDSLTALSLLIAFYYALTGIACAVYYRRHLFRSVRDFLLIGVGPVAGAALLGWLLVRSVADMSDPANSYSGTSWLGLGPPLVIGIGIALVGVVVMCVWRLRAPAFWAERPGVVDPRLVLGEEN, from the coding sequence ATGGCCGCGCACGACGCCGCACCAGCGGACCGGTCCGCGAGCCTGAAGCCGAACGCGATCGGATTCGTCGACGCGCTGGTCATCGGGCTCAACTCCACCTCCCCCGCGTACTCCCTCGCGGCCGTCATCGGACCGATCGTCGCCCTGGTCGGGATCTACGCCCCCGGCGTGATGTTCGCGTCGTTCGTACCGATGCTCCTGATCGCCTCTGCCTTCTACTACCTCAACAAGGTCGACCAGGACTGCGGCACGACGTTCTCCTGGGTGACACGCGCCATGGGCCCCTGGGCCGGATGGCTCGGTGGATGGGCCATCACGATGACCGGGGTCCTGGTCGTGGGCTCCCTCGCCGACGTGGCGGTGAGCTTCGCCCTGCTCGCCGTCGGCCTCGACTCCTGGGTCGACGACGCCTTCGTGCGCCAGTCACTCACCGTGCTGGTCATCCTCGTGATGACCGCCCTCTGCGTCATCGGCACCGAACTGTCCGCCCACGTACAGAACGTCCTCATCCTGGCCCAGGTCGCCTTCCTGCTCGTCTTCGTGGGGGTGGCCCTGTACAGCGTGTACGCCGGCACGAGCGCCTACGACTCGGTAGAACCCTCAGTCGACTGGCTCAACCCGTTCGGAGCCGGTGGTGCGGCGCTCACCAGCGGGCTCCTCCTGGGCGTCTTCATCTACTGGGGCTGGGAATCGGCGGTCAACCTCACCGAGGAGGTGGAGGACTCCGCCACCGCGCCGGGCAAGGCGGGTGTCTGGTCGACCGTCATCCTGCTGGTCACGTACGTGTCCGTGGGGTTCGCGGTCGTCGCGTACGCCGGTCCGGCGTTCCTGGCCGAGAACGCCGAGGAGGAGGAGTTCATCTTCGCGCAGCTCGCCACCGACGTGCTCGGCGGCTGGGACTGGATCCTCCTGCTGGCCGTCTCCACCTCCGCCATCGCCTCCACCCAGACCACGATCATCCCCGCCTCCCGCACCGCGCTGTCCATGGCCCGCCGCAAGGCGCTACCCGCGTACTACGGGCACATCAGCACACGCTTCCGCACACCCGACGTGAGTACCTGGTGGGTCGCCGGCATCGCTATCGCCTGGTACCTCGCGGTGAACCAGATCAGCGCCAACGCCCTCTTCGACTCGCTGACCGCCCTCTCGCTCCTCATCGCCTTCTACTACGCGCTCACGGGCATCGCCTGTGCCGTCTACTACCGCCGGCACCTGTTCCGGAGCGTCCGCGACTTCCTGCTGATCGGCGTCGGCCCCGTGGCCGGGGCCGCCCTCCTGGGATGGCTCCTGGTGCGCTCGGTCGCCGACATGTCCGATCCGGCGAACTCTTACAGCGGCACCTCGTGGCTCGGCCTCGGGCCCCCACTGGTCATCGGCATCGGCATCGCCCTCGTCGGCGTCGTCGTCATGTGCGTGTGGCGGCTGCGGGCACCCGCGTTCTGGGCGGAGCGCCCAGGTGTCGTCGACCCCCGGCTGGTACTCGGCGAGGAGAACTGA
- a CDS encoding low temperature requirement protein A, giving the protein MDGPQAKAGVETEAREPRHAGWLELFFDLVFVALAAQLSHQLHGDPDLGDFARFLALYFPPWWMWINLTVSANLFVEDTARRRLLMLFAMLCLAAMAAAVPEAAGDRAAAYALGYAGTRLVLLGLWWPATKYPEPLRVPRWRPLGYCLGSAVLWAVSAVVPSPWRYGMWAAVLLAEMVLLLTARGQGVPGRLDAGHMVERVGLYVIIVLGESVIALVTSLDADWTRRAAIVALLGFVLLAALWWSYFDFGSTAAELTFGAARGRDLYLLARDVAGFLHFFVTAAVLCMAAGLATAVEDAGHAHLPRGAVWALAGGLALYHAAHAAIAFRFGRPARSVAVWAVPGIAIPLLVVAGSDHLAPWLVVLLITAEVVGHLFYARFLLGHRDTLYSDRG; this is encoded by the coding sequence ATGGACGGACCCCAGGCGAAGGCGGGCGTGGAGACCGAGGCCCGTGAGCCACGGCACGCCGGCTGGCTGGAGCTGTTCTTCGATCTCGTCTTCGTGGCGCTGGCCGCACAGCTCTCCCACCAGCTCCACGGAGATCCGGATCTCGGCGACTTCGCCCGGTTCCTGGCGCTGTACTTCCCGCCGTGGTGGATGTGGATCAACCTCACCGTCTCGGCGAACCTGTTCGTCGAGGACACCGCACGGCGCCGCCTGCTCATGCTCTTCGCGATGCTGTGCCTGGCGGCCATGGCCGCGGCGGTGCCCGAGGCGGCCGGCGATCGGGCGGCGGCCTACGCGCTCGGCTACGCCGGCACGCGCCTGGTGCTCCTCGGCCTGTGGTGGCCGGCCACGAAGTACCCCGAGCCCTTGCGGGTCCCACGCTGGCGGCCCCTCGGCTACTGCCTGGGTTCAGCCGTGCTGTGGGCGGTCTCCGCCGTGGTCCCCTCGCCTTGGCGGTACGGGATGTGGGCGGCGGTACTCCTCGCCGAGATGGTGCTGCTGCTGACCGCGCGGGGGCAGGGGGTTCCCGGGCGGCTGGACGCCGGTCATATGGTGGAGCGGGTCGGTCTCTACGTCATCATCGTGCTGGGCGAGTCGGTCATCGCGCTCGTGACCTCCCTCGACGCCGACTGGACGCGGCGGGCCGCCATCGTCGCCCTGCTGGGCTTCGTGCTGTTGGCGGCGTTGTGGTGGTCGTACTTCGACTTCGGTTCCACCGCCGCGGAGCTGACGTTCGGCGCAGCCCGGGGACGTGACCTGTATCTGCTGGCGCGCGATGTCGCCGGCTTCCTGCATTTCTTCGTCACGGCGGCCGTCCTGTGCATGGCCGCGGGGCTGGCCACCGCGGTGGAGGACGCCGGGCACGCGCACCTGCCGCGCGGCGCCGTCTGGGCGCTGGCCGGCGGCCTGGCCCTCTACCACGCCGCCCACGCCGCGATCGCCTTCCGCTTCGGCCGGCCGGCGCGGTCGGTGGCCGTCTGGGCGGTGCCCGGGATCGCGATCCCCCTGCTGGTGGTGGCCGGGTCGGATCACCTGGCACCGTGGCTCGTGGTCCTCCTGATCACCGCCGAAGTGGTGGGCCACCTGTTCTACGCCCGCTTCCTGCTTGGGCACCGGGACACCCTGTACTCCGACCGGGGGTGA
- a CDS encoding YoaK family protein, whose protein sequence is MDTDANQRIRILAPFMAVLTLTTGVVEAVSVLQLGPVFTAAQTGSLLFLAFGLVGVGGLSVLAPAVSVGTFAAGAVIAARIDARLGAHRHRWFVTALVTEGLLIALAGFVGWGLAPSHGAPSARHAVVIGLLALAMGIRNVTALRINIPEMPTTVVTRGMTALLSGSVLGRDPALSTGSASVHRRAVSLAAMFGGGLLGASLIHLGWPVPGVLLPVAVVVLLLAAVHGAGRTRR, encoded by the coding sequence ATGGACACGGACGCGAACCAGAGAATCCGCATCCTCGCTCCGTTCATGGCCGTCCTGACGTTGACGACCGGCGTGGTGGAGGCCGTGTCGGTACTGCAGCTCGGACCGGTGTTCACCGCGGCCCAGACGGGCAGCCTGTTGTTCCTCGCCTTCGGCCTGGTGGGAGTGGGCGGACTGTCGGTCCTGGCCCCGGCCGTGTCGGTCGGCACGTTCGCCGCGGGAGCGGTGATCGCCGCCCGGATCGACGCGCGGCTCGGCGCCCACCGCCATCGGTGGTTCGTGACGGCGCTGGTGACCGAAGGGCTGCTCATCGCCCTCGCCGGCTTCGTCGGCTGGGGACTCGCCCCCTCGCACGGCGCCCCTTCCGCTCGTCACGCCGTCGTCATCGGGCTCCTCGCCCTGGCCATGGGCATCCGTAACGTGACCGCGCTACGGATCAACATCCCCGAGATGCCGACAACCGTGGTCACGCGTGGCATGACGGCCCTGCTGAGCGGTTCCGTCCTCGGCCGCGACCCCGCGCTGAGCACCGGGAGCGCCTCCGTGCACCGACGCGCGGTATCACTCGCGGCGATGTTCGGCGGCGGGCTGCTGGGTGCGTCGCTCATCCACCTGGGGTGGCCGGTACCCGGCGTCCTCCTGCCGGTCGCGGTCGTCGTGCTGCTCCTGGCCGCCGTGCACGGGGCGGGCCGCACGCGTCGATGA
- a CDS encoding SDR family NAD(P)-dependent oxidoreductase yields MADQRVYLVTGGGTGIGAATARLLRDAGHRVVVSGRRPEPLRLVAEETGALAVPSDIGDPDAVRALVETAVTTYGRLDGLVLNAGIGRGGSVGDVTLEDWETVMRTNLTGPFHLLRAALPHLLDARGAVVAVASVAALRNGAGSAAYTTSKAALLQLCRSLTVDYGPAGLRANTVCPSWVRTDMADRRMNRFAEDAGLGDDGVEVAYEEVTRVLPAGRPGEPREVAEAVAWLLSPAASFVNGAVLTVDGGATTLDPGTLAFDFRIEPRVPRT; encoded by the coding sequence ATGGCGGACCAGCGGGTGTACCTCGTGACCGGCGGCGGCACGGGAATCGGAGCCGCGACCGCCCGGTTGCTGCGGGACGCGGGACACCGTGTGGTGGTCTCGGGGCGCCGGCCCGAACCACTGAGACTCGTCGCGGAGGAGACAGGAGCACTGGCCGTACCGTCCGACATCGGTGACCCCGACGCGGTCCGCGCGCTTGTCGAGACGGCCGTCACCACCTACGGCCGCCTCGACGGTCTCGTCCTCAACGCCGGCATCGGGCGCGGCGGAAGCGTCGGCGACGTGACGCTCGAGGACTGGGAGACCGTCATGCGGACCAATCTCACCGGCCCGTTCCATCTGCTGCGCGCCGCGCTGCCCCACCTGCTCGACGCACGCGGCGCCGTGGTCGCGGTCGCCTCGGTGGCCGCGCTGCGCAACGGTGCGGGCAGCGCCGCCTACACCACCTCCAAGGCGGCGCTCCTCCAGCTCTGCCGCTCGCTCACGGTCGACTACGGCCCCGCGGGGCTGCGCGCGAACACGGTGTGCCCGAGTTGGGTACGCACCGACATGGCGGACCGCCGGATGAACCGGTTCGCCGAGGACGCGGGCCTGGGAGACGACGGTGTCGAGGTGGCCTACGAGGAGGTCACGCGGGTCCTGCCCGCTGGACGTCCCGGCGAGCCGCGCGAGGTCGCCGAGGCCGTGGCCTGGCTGTTGTCACCCGCCGCTTCCTTCGTCAACGGGGCCGTACTCACGGTCGACGGAGGCGCGACGACCCTCGACCCGGGCACGCTCGCCTTCGACTTCCGCATCGAGCCACGGGTTCCGCGCACCTGA
- a CDS encoding VOC family protein: MPRITPTLWFDTQGKEAAEFYCSVFPRSEIRKVSFYGEAGPRPAGTVLTVDFVLDGTPFTALNGGPEFSIDEAVSFLVGCADQEEVDAYWARLSEGGQPGPCGWVKDKFGVSWQVVPAVLEDLLADPDPARAQRAMQAMLGMGKLDVAALIAAADGA; this comes from the coding sequence ATGCCCCGGATCACCCCCACCCTCTGGTTCGACACGCAGGGCAAGGAGGCCGCCGAATTCTACTGCTCGGTCTTCCCCCGCTCGGAGATCAGGAAGGTGTCCTTCTACGGCGAGGCGGGACCACGCCCGGCCGGAACTGTGCTGACCGTCGACTTCGTACTGGACGGCACCCCGTTCACCGCCCTCAACGGCGGTCCCGAGTTCTCCATCGACGAGGCCGTGTCGTTCCTCGTCGGCTGCGCGGACCAGGAGGAGGTCGACGCCTACTGGGCCAGGCTGTCCGAGGGCGGGCAGCCCGGACCGTGCGGCTGGGTCAAGGACAAGTTCGGCGTGAGCTGGCAGGTGGTACCGGCCGTGCTGGAGGACCTGCTCGCCGACCCGGACCCGGCACGCGCCCAGCGTGCGATGCAGGCCATGCTCGGCATGGGGAAGCTGGACGTGGCGGCGCTGATCGCCGCCGCGGACGGAGCCTGA
- a CDS encoding universal stress protein: protein MSVVLGYDESPGAVPALRLAIEVAAAFDERLVLVYGAAVPGTAGEEHRAHHEAIRQAGRTALEHAVREADLAGVRSVVEVLDAKPAEALTDAADRHAARVIVVGSRGESPLRGALLGSTPHRLLHLSTVPVLCVPPPP from the coding sequence ATGTCGGTGGTACTGGGATACGACGAGTCGCCGGGCGCCGTCCCGGCCCTGCGCCTGGCCATCGAGGTGGCGGCTGCGTTCGACGAGCGGCTCGTCCTGGTCTACGGGGCCGCCGTCCCCGGCACCGCGGGCGAGGAACACCGCGCCCACCACGAGGCCATCCGCCAGGCCGGCCGGACCGCGCTGGAACACGCGGTCCGGGAGGCCGACCTGGCGGGGGTGAGGAGCGTCGTCGAGGTGCTCGACGCGAAGCCGGCCGAGGCCCTGACCGACGCCGCCGACCGGCACGCGGCACGCGTCATCGTGGTGGGAAGCCGGGGGGAGAGCCCCCTTCGCGGCGCACTCCTGGGATCGACCCCGCACCGCCTCCTGCATCTGTCGACCGTCCCGGTGCTGTGCGTGCCTCCCCCGCCATGA